The Flavobacterium faecale genome has a segment encoding these proteins:
- the ald gene encoding alanine dehydrogenase, which produces MIVGVPKEIKNNENRVGMTPAGVFELVKSNHTVYVQHTAGLGSGFSDQDFIDAGAHILPTIEEVYAISDMIVKVKEPIESEYALIKPEQILFTYFHFAGSETLTRAMMKSNAICIAYETVEDPDGSLPLLTPMSEVAGRMSIQEGAKYLEKTYGGLGILLGGVPGVPPAKVLILGAGVVGIQAAKKAAGLGAQVTVMDVNMKRLRYINDVMANNVITEFSNEYNIRKNIQTHDLIIGGVLVKGAKAPKLITRDMLKDMRPGTVIVDVAVDQGGCFESTVATTHQDPIYIIDDVVHYCVANMPGAVPRTSTLALTNVTVGYVLQIANKGWKDALDQNKGLALGLNVVGGECVYPGIMEGF; this is translated from the coding sequence ATGATAGTAGGAGTTCCTAAGGAAATTAAAAACAATGAAAATCGCGTTGGTATGACACCTGCAGGTGTTTTTGAATTAGTAAAAAGTAATCATACTGTTTACGTTCAGCATACAGCTGGTTTGGGTAGCGGATTTTCGGATCAGGATTTTATTGATGCTGGTGCTCATATTCTCCCAACTATAGAGGAGGTCTATGCAATAAGCGACATGATTGTTAAAGTCAAAGAGCCAATTGAATCGGAGTATGCTTTAATTAAACCGGAACAAATTCTATTCACTTATTTTCACTTTGCAGGTAGCGAAACGCTAACAAGAGCAATGATGAAAAGTAATGCAATTTGCATCGCGTACGAGACTGTTGAAGATCCAGATGGTAGTTTACCATTATTAACACCAATGTCTGAGGTGGCAGGTAGAATGTCAATTCAAGAAGGTGCCAAATATTTGGAAAAAACATACGGTGGACTAGGAATCTTATTAGGTGGAGTACCTGGAGTACCTCCTGCAAAAGTTTTAATTTTAGGAGCTGGAGTTGTTGGAATTCAAGCGGCTAAAAAAGCGGCGGGATTAGGAGCACAAGTAACCGTTATGGATGTTAATATGAAGCGTTTACGTTACATCAATGACGTAATGGCAAACAATGTAATCACAGAATTTTCTAACGAATACAACATTAGAAAAAACATTCAAACGCACGATTTAATTATCGGTGGAGTCTTGGTAAAAGGAGCAAAAGCACCAAAATTAATTACACGCGACATGCTTAAAGATATGCGCCCAGGAACTGTAATTGTTGATGTTGCAGTAGATCAAGGTGGATGTTTTGAAAGTACAGTAGCTACGACTCACCAAGATCCAATTTATATTATTGACGATGTTGTACACTATTGCGTTGCCAATATGCCAGGTGCAGTACCTCGTACTTCTACCCTAGCTTTGACCAATGTAACCGTTGGGTATGTATTGCAAATCGCAAACAAAGGTTGGAAAGATGCCTTGGATCAAAATAAAGGTCTAGCATTAGGACTGAATGTTGTAGGTGGAGAATGCGTTTACCCTGGAATCATGGAAGGTTTTTAA
- a CDS encoding diphthine--ammonia ligase: MKTKAIFNWSSGKDSALALFKTLQNPEFEIDCLLTSVSVQYQRISMHGVRVELLQKQAESIGIPLQIMMIPEMPTMEAYEAVVNQHLIRLKERGVTHSIFGDIFLEDLRQYREDKLATQGFKGIFPLWKISTSTLIQEFLALGFKTIVVCVNEKFLDKSFVGRLLDQDFINDLPDNVDVCGENGEFHTFTFDGPIFSKAIPFTIGEIIYRKYEKTKSETSQDSTCTTDDTAFDFGFWYCDLL, encoded by the coding sequence TTGAAGACAAAAGCCATTTTTAATTGGAGTAGCGGCAAAGATTCTGCGCTAGCTTTATTCAAAACACTACAAAATCCAGAATTCGAAATTGATTGCCTACTCACGAGCGTGAGTGTGCAATACCAGCGCATATCCATGCACGGCGTACGGGTAGAACTACTGCAAAAACAAGCAGAGAGTATTGGTATTCCGCTACAAATCATGATGATTCCAGAAATGCCAACTATGGAAGCCTATGAAGCCGTAGTAAACCAACATCTTATTCGATTAAAAGAAAGAGGAGTAACACATTCCATCTTTGGCGATATTTTTCTCGAAGATTTAAGGCAATACCGCGAAGATAAACTAGCTACACAAGGATTTAAAGGTATTTTTCCGCTCTGGAAAATTTCGACATCAACATTGATCCAAGAATTTTTAGCACTAGGATTCAAAACTATAGTCGTATGTGTAAATGAGAAATTTTTGGACAAAAGCTTTGTGGGGCGCCTATTAGATCAAGATTTCATTAATGATCTACCTGATAATGTGGATGTTTGTGGAGAGAATGGAGAGTTTCACACCTTTACCTTTGACGGTCCTATTTTTTCGAAAGCGATTCCGTTCACAATCGGTGAAATTATTTATAGAAAATATGAAAAAACCAAATCAGAAACCTCTCAAGACAGTACCTGCACAACAGACGACACTGCCTTTGACTTCGGATTTTGGTATTGTGACCTATTGTAA
- a CDS encoding tRNA dihydrouridine synthase: MDYTLLSSPLQGFTDFRFRNAQNKFFGGIDTFYSPYIRLNGKMVIKSSYERDLLPENNTGLEVIPQVITNDADEFLFVAKYVKELGYKELNWNLGCPYPMVTKSGMGSGLISNTEKINTILDRAHSESDILVSMKMRLGYDNAQEILDVMPILDQYPLKNIAIHARLGKQLYKGGVHLDAFQNCIDTAKHKLYYNGDITSVAKFHEMQERFPTIDHWMIGRALIADPFLPTMIKNNTHEYPANKLEVFKQFHDTLYEIYSESLSGQTHILLKMYHLWEYFSTTFSDPHKVLKQIKKAKTFRNYDAAVIEIFKKG; this comes from the coding sequence ATGGATTACACATTATTATCTTCCCCATTACAAGGCTTTACCGATTTTAGATTTAGAAATGCCCAAAATAAATTCTTTGGCGGTATTGATACCTTCTATTCTCCCTACATTCGATTAAACGGAAAAATGGTGATCAAATCATCGTATGAACGTGACCTATTACCAGAAAATAATACGGGTCTAGAAGTGATTCCGCAAGTAATCACTAATGATGCAGACGAATTTTTGTTCGTTGCAAAATATGTAAAGGAGTTAGGGTACAAAGAACTAAATTGGAATTTAGGTTGCCCCTACCCAATGGTGACCAAAAGCGGTATGGGATCAGGATTGATAAGTAATACCGAAAAAATTAATACCATTCTTGACCGTGCACATTCAGAGAGTGACATTCTGGTTTCGATGAAAATGCGATTAGGGTATGATAATGCGCAAGAAATTCTTGACGTAATGCCTATTTTAGACCAATATCCGCTTAAAAACATAGCGATTCATGCACGACTAGGTAAGCAATTGTACAAAGGAGGCGTACACTTGGATGCTTTTCAAAACTGTATTGATACGGCAAAACATAAACTATACTACAACGGTGACATTACGTCTGTGGCTAAGTTTCACGAAATGCAAGAGCGTTTCCCAACTATTGACCACTGGATGATTGGACGTGCTTTGATAGCTGATCCTTTCTTGCCAACCATGATCAAAAACAACACACACGAATATCCTGCAAACAAACTTGAAGTCTTCAAGCAATTTCATGATACTTTATACGAAATATATAGTGAATCTTTATCAGGACAAACTCATATTTTATTAAAAATGTACCACTTATGGGAATATTTTTCAACTACTTTTTCAGATCCACACAAAGTTTTAAAGCAAATTAAAAAAGCAAAAACCTTTAGAAATTATGATGCTGCAGTAATCGAAATTTTCAAAAAAGGATAA
- a CDS encoding DUF4258 domain-containing protein, which produces MKFFHRFAYYLVGLVLGLFFVGMIFSGKDTRCNYFPNARVLNDLRSKPFSYSEKASAVLAEPWIDTIDIKNSLQYGDVDFDQSNTEFGKNTKLYVIEGKTTKNQAIILKVSNKAGGATLEEIIKK; this is translated from the coding sequence ATGAAATTTTTTCACCGTTTCGCCTACTATTTGGTAGGTTTAGTACTTGGTCTGTTCTTTGTGGGTATGATTTTCAGCGGAAAAGACACCCGTTGCAACTATTTTCCAAATGCTAGAGTTTTAAATGATTTACGCTCTAAACCATTTTCTTATTCCGAAAAAGCATCAGCAGTTCTAGCTGAACCATGGATTGATACTATTGATATTAAAAATAGTTTACAATATGGTGACGTTGATTTTGATCAAAGCAACACCGAATTTGGTAAAAACACCAAACTGTATGTAATCGAAGGTAAAACAACCAAAAATCAAGCTATAATCTTAAAGGTTAGCAACAAAGCCGGTGGTGCTACACTTGAAGAAATTATAAAAAAATAA
- a CDS encoding alanine dehydrogenase: MSIAITPFTKEQLMPQEEKLEVSKRKSELFIGIPSETSYQERRICLTPDAVNTLTHHGHRVMIESGAGENSSYTDKEYSDAGAEITHDTKKVFSCPMILKIGAPTIDEIEMMNSKTILISSIQLKTKSKAYFEALSKKKITALAFEYIKDEDGSYPAVRSTSEIAGTASILIAAELMITNDFGKGLLIGNITGVPPTEIVIIGAGTVAEFAAKTALGLGASVKVFDNSITKLRRLQNTLNQRIFTSTIQTKALTKALRRCDVAIGALRGVERCPVVVSETMVEHMKKGAVIVDVSIDTGGCFETSEVTTHEKPTFIRSNVLHYCVPNIASRYSKTASLSISNILTPYLMQIADDGGIESAIRCDVGLKNGVYLYHGILTNKAVGDWFNLPNNDINLIVF; the protein is encoded by the coding sequence ATATCTATAGCGATTACACCATTTACCAAAGAGCAATTGATGCCACAAGAAGAAAAACTTGAAGTATCAAAGCGCAAGAGCGAACTTTTCATTGGTATTCCTAGTGAAACCAGTTATCAAGAACGTCGTATTTGTTTGACTCCAGATGCCGTGAACACGCTTACGCACCACGGACATCGCGTGATGATTGAATCTGGCGCTGGAGAAAACTCTAGTTACACAGACAAAGAGTACAGTGATGCTGGTGCCGAAATTACTCACGATACCAAGAAAGTTTTTAGCTGTCCGATGATTTTAAAAATCGGTGCTCCTACGATTGACGAAATCGAAATGATGAATTCAAAAACGATTTTGATTTCTTCCATCCAATTAAAGACAAAAAGCAAAGCATACTTTGAAGCACTGAGCAAAAAGAAAATCACTGCGTTGGCTTTCGAATATATTAAAGACGAAGATGGCTCGTATCCAGCTGTTCGTTCTACAAGCGAAATAGCAGGAACAGCATCTATATTGATTGCAGCCGAATTGATGATTACAAATGATTTTGGAAAAGGGTTACTGATTGGGAATATAACAGGAGTGCCACCAACTGAAATTGTGATTATAGGTGCAGGTACAGTTGCCGAATTTGCTGCCAAAACTGCACTTGGTCTTGGAGCAAGTGTCAAGGTTTTTGATAATTCAATTACCAAACTTAGAAGATTACAAAACACACTGAACCAGAGGATATTCACTTCTACAATTCAAACTAAAGCATTAACCAAAGCCTTGCGTCGTTGTGATGTGGCTATTGGTGCCTTACGCGGGGTTGAGCGATGTCCTGTAGTCGTGTCTGAAACCATGGTTGAACACATGAAAAAAGGTGCAGTAATCGTAGACGTGAGTATTGATACAGGTGGTTGTTTTGAAACCTCCGAAGTTACGACTCACGAAAAACCAACATTTATAAGAAGCAATGTTTTGCATTATTGCGTACCAAATATTGCCTCTCGTTATTCTAAAACTGCATCATTATCAATTAGCAACATTCTTACTCCCTACCTGATGCAAATTGCAGACGATGGCGGAATTGAGTCGGCAATACGTTGTGATGTGGGGTTGAAAAATGGCGTTTATCTTTACCACGGCATCCTAACAAACAAAGCGGTTGGAGATTGGTTCAATTTACCCAATAACGATATCAATTTAATTGTTTTTTAA
- the tsaE gene encoding tRNA (adenosine(37)-N6)-threonylcarbamoyltransferase complex ATPase subunit type 1 TsaE, giving the protein MEFIFSLNEIESVAQQVLDTKPSEIILFHGDMGAGKTTFIKELCKKLGVTEATSSPTFSLVNEYETLDNQLVYHFDFYRLKKETEALDMGVDEYLYSGNWCFIEWAENIPNLIPESHSIITIKALPNGKRVLELR; this is encoded by the coding sequence ATGGAATTTATATTTTCTTTGAACGAAATTGAGTCGGTGGCGCAACAAGTGCTAGATACAAAACCGAGCGAAATCATCCTTTTTCATGGGGATATGGGCGCTGGAAAAACCACTTTTATTAAGGAACTATGCAAAAAACTAGGTGTTACTGAAGCTACTAGCAGTCCTACTTTTTCTTTAGTTAACGAATACGAAACACTTGACAACCAACTGGTTTATCATTTTGATTTTTACCGTTTAAAGAAAGAAACAGAAGCACTGGACATGGGTGTTGATGAATATTTATACTCCGGAAACTGGTGTTTTATCGAATGGGCCGAAAATATTCCGAATCTAATCCCTGAGTCACATTCGATTATAACCATTAAAGCACTACCCAACGGAAAGCGAGTATTGGAATTGCGATAA
- a CDS encoding bifunctional response regulator/alkaline phosphatase family protein: MDKIKILWVDDEIDYLKPHILFLEKKNYSVTTCNNGRDAIEIFENEAFDIVFLDENMPGMSGLETLAEMKEKKSAVPMIMITKSEEEYIMEEAIGSKIADYLIKPVNPNQILLSLKKNLDHSRLVTEKTTLDYQKEFRKISMEMGMVNSHEDWIELYKKLIFWELNLENINDHSLTEILESQKQEANSQFGKFIERNYEDWFEPKADKPMQSHTLFKDVVVPELKKKDKPVLFVVIDNLRYDQWKVFEDVVANHYKLEKEVPYYSILPTATQYARNAIFSGMLPLEMEKKFPQYWKNDPEEGGKNLYEAEFLTAQIKRLGLNIKEDYFKITNLASGKKLAENFKALKNNDLVTVVYNFVDMLSHAKTEMDVVKELASDDKAYRSLTLSWFKNSPLLEIIQQAQALGFKLVLTTDHGTINVRNPSKVVGDKNTSLNLRYKTGRSLTYEQKDVYAVKDPKKIGLPIINMTSSYIFAKNDLFLAYVNNYNHYVGYYKNTYQHGGISLEEMIIPCLVFNPK, encoded by the coding sequence ATGGACAAAATAAAAATACTTTGGGTTGATGACGAAATTGATTACCTAAAGCCTCACATACTTTTTTTAGAGAAAAAAAATTATAGCGTAACGACTTGTAATAATGGACGTGATGCGATTGAAATATTCGAAAATGAAGCTTTTGACATTGTTTTTCTTGACGAAAACATGCCAGGAATGAGCGGATTGGAGACTTTGGCCGAAATGAAAGAAAAAAAATCGGCTGTTCCTATGATTATGATTACCAAGAGCGAAGAGGAATATATCATGGAAGAAGCCATTGGTTCTAAAATCGCTGATTATTTGATTAAACCCGTCAATCCCAACCAAATTTTGTTGAGTTTAAAGAAAAACTTAGATCATTCTCGTTTGGTAACCGAAAAAACTACGCTAGACTATCAGAAAGAATTTAGAAAAATTTCTATGGAAATGGGAATGGTTAATTCTCATGAAGATTGGATCGAATTGTACAAAAAGTTAATCTTTTGGGAGCTTAATCTTGAAAACATAAACGATCATTCGCTTACTGAAATATTAGAATCTCAAAAACAAGAGGCAAATTCTCAATTTGGTAAATTTATTGAACGAAATTATGAAGATTGGTTTGAACCAAAAGCAGACAAACCAATGCAGTCACATACTTTATTCAAAGATGTTGTAGTTCCAGAATTGAAGAAAAAAGACAAACCTGTACTTTTTGTAGTGATTGACAACCTGCGTTACGACCAATGGAAAGTGTTTGAAGATGTTGTTGCCAACCATTATAAACTTGAAAAAGAGGTTCCCTACTACTCTATTTTGCCAACGGCTACGCAATATGCTCGTAATGCGATTTTCTCTGGAATGCTCCCTTTAGAAATGGAGAAAAAGTTCCCGCAATATTGGAAAAATGATCCAGAAGAAGGTGGTAAAAACTTGTATGAAGCGGAGTTTTTGACCGCTCAAATCAAACGATTGGGACTCAATATTAAGGAGGATTATTTTAAAATCACCAACTTGGCTAGCGGAAAAAAACTAGCCGAGAACTTCAAAGCTTTAAAAAACAATGATTTGGTTACGGTAGTGTACAATTTTGTAGATATGCTATCACACGCTAAAACCGAAATGGATGTTGTAAAAGAATTGGCCTCAGATGACAAAGCATACCGATCTTTGACCTTAAGTTGGTTCAAAAATTCGCCTTTGCTCGAAATTATTCAGCAAGCACAAGCCTTAGGTTTCAAATTGGTACTTACAACCGATCACGGTACTATTAATGTTCGAAATCCTTCAAAAGTAGTAGGAGACAAAAATACCAGTCTAAACCTACGTTACAAAACGGGTCGTAGCCTTACTTATGAACAAAAAGATGTTTATGCGGTCAAAGATCCAAAAAAAATAGGTTTACCTATTATTAATATGACCAGTTCGTATATTTTTGCTAAAAATGATTTGTTCTTGGCTTATGTCAATAATTACAATCATTATGTTGGTTACTACAAAAACACCTACCAACACGGCGGAATATCATTGGAAGAAATGATTATTCCTTGTTTGGTGTTCAATCCAAAGTAG
- a CDS encoding sodium-dependent bicarbonate transport family permease, translating into MNFNLLTENLTNPALLFFVLGILAAYLKSDLEIPANSSKFISLYLLFAIGFKGGQELSHETFSAEIAWSILFGIFISVIIPLYTFFILRTKLSVYNSAAIAAAYGSVSAVTFVTAVSFLEGQHLELHGHMVAIMALMESPAIIIGLVLITIFNKKETTEMQKSSVIKHSLTNGSVLLILGSLVIGFIANAEQAQGIKPFTNDLFKGFLAIFLLDMGITSGKKLKSFFSFGWFPFLFAMLIPLFNGCLFAILSATVTDDIANRFIFAILAASASYIAVPAAMKITVPKANPGLFLPMALAVTFPINITIGMPLYFWVIQTF; encoded by the coding sequence ATGAATTTCAATCTGCTCACTGAAAACTTAACGAATCCTGCACTTTTATTTTTTGTTTTAGGAATACTAGCAGCTTATTTAAAGAGCGATTTAGAAATCCCCGCCAATTCATCCAAATTTATATCCTTATACCTTTTGTTTGCAATTGGTTTCAAAGGTGGTCAAGAATTGTCACACGAAACGTTCTCTGCAGAAATTGCTTGGTCTATTCTGTTTGGTATTTTTATATCCGTGATAATTCCGCTATACACCTTCTTTATTTTACGCACAAAACTTAGTGTTTACAATTCGGCAGCCATTGCAGCGGCGTATGGATCTGTAAGTGCAGTTACTTTTGTCACGGCAGTATCTTTTTTAGAAGGGCAACACCTTGAATTACATGGTCACATGGTAGCTATCATGGCTTTGATGGAATCGCCTGCAATCATAATCGGGCTCGTTCTTATCACCATTTTTAATAAAAAAGAAACTACCGAAATGCAAAAAAGTTCGGTTATCAAACATTCGTTGACCAACGGTAGTGTGCTGTTAATTTTAGGAAGTTTGGTGATTGGTTTTATTGCCAATGCCGAGCAAGCACAAGGAATCAAACCGTTTACAAACGATCTTTTCAAAGGGTTTTTAGCGATATTCTTGCTTGATATGGGTATCACGAGCGGGAAAAAATTAAAATCATTTTTCTCATTCGGCTGGTTTCCTTTCCTTTTTGCAATGCTCATTCCTTTATTCAATGGTTGTTTGTTTGCAATCTTGAGCGCAACTGTAACAGATGATATCGCCAACCGTTTCATCTTTGCCATCCTAGCCGCAAGTGCCTCCTACATAGCCGTGCCTGCCGCTATGAAAATCACGGTACCCAAAGCAAATCCTGGATTATTCTTACCCATGGCACTAGCAGTAACGTTCCCGATCAATATAACGATCGGTATGCCACTCTACTTTTGGGTAATTCAAACATTTTAG
- a CDS encoding LysR family transcriptional regulator yields MNYTLNQLQIFLKIVQTQSVTKAAEALHLTQPAVSIQLRNFQDQFDIPLTEVIGRKIYITDFGHEIAEAADQIISQVQAINYKTQAYKGKLSGKLKISIVSTGKYIMPFFLANFMKQHEGIELLMDVTNKSKVLESLKNNEVDFALVSIIPTTLEVEQLDLLQNKLYLVGSGDDAFDGETNTQKIFENRPMIYREQGSGTRQIMERFIKDNAISVFKTMELTSNEAVKQAVIAGLGYSIMPLIGIKNALRSNDLQIIPVDGLPITTNWSLIWLKGKKHSPVASAVLSHIQTEKEQIIQQKFQWYTQ; encoded by the coding sequence ATGAATTACACCCTTAACCAGTTACAGATTTTTTTGAAAATTGTGCAAACACAAAGTGTAACCAAAGCTGCTGAAGCCTTACACTTAACTCAGCCGGCAGTCTCGATTCAGTTACGTAATTTTCAAGATCAGTTTGATATTCCGCTCACAGAAGTTATTGGTCGAAAGATTTATATCACTGATTTTGGGCACGAAATTGCCGAAGCGGCTGACCAAATTATAAGTCAAGTCCAAGCTATAAATTATAAAACGCAAGCCTACAAAGGAAAACTTTCGGGTAAATTGAAAATTTCGATTGTATCAACCGGAAAATATATCATGCCTTTTTTCTTGGCGAATTTTATGAAACAACACGAGGGTATTGAACTACTGATGGATGTAACCAATAAAAGTAAGGTGCTTGAAAGTTTAAAAAATAACGAAGTCGATTTTGCATTGGTTTCTATTATTCCCACCACTTTAGAGGTAGAACAGTTGGATTTACTTCAAAACAAATTATACCTCGTGGGTAGTGGTGACGATGCTTTTGATGGAGAAACTAATACGCAAAAAATATTTGAAAATAGACCTATGATTTATCGGGAACAAGGTTCTGGAACGCGCCAAATCATGGAAAGATTCATTAAAGATAATGCTATTTCTGTTTTTAAGACCATGGAGCTTACCTCCAATGAAGCAGTCAAACAAGCTGTAATTGCAGGTTTGGGCTATTCGATTATGCCGTTAATAGGAATCAAAAATGCACTTCGAAGTAATGATTTGCAAATTATTCCGGTTGATGGCTTACCAATAACCACCAATTGGAGTTTAATTTGGTTAAAGGGTAAAAAGCATTCTCCAGTGGCGTCTGCCGTTTTGAGTCATATACAAACCGAGAAAGAACAAATTATTCAGCAGAAGTTTCAGTGGTATACGCAGTAG